AATTAGCTGGGATAACCCCAGATATGTTATTACGTGAGACGATTATCTCACTGAGTGACGAACTATTTGCTAAGGAATCAGGGATAACTCCGCTAAGAGAATTGTTTGCAAGGTTGACATATCTAAGAGATGCAGCTGTACCTAATGACAGAGGGATGTTACCTGAAAGCCTGTTGCCAGCAAGCATCAGGGTTTGGAGGCTCCGAAGCTCACCTATCTCTTCAGGTACGCTTCCAGATAACTTATTGTTCCAAAGGTTCAACTGAACTAGAGAATCAAGGGCTGCCATGCAACTGGATAGTGTTCCTGTGAGCAGCGTAGACCTGAGTTGGAGGGACACGACGCGGATTGGGAGGGTGGTGCTGCAGGTGACCCCTCGCCAGCCGCAGAAGTTGAGCGAGTCATTGCGCCATGATCCAAGAACACCGGCAGACCCCTTGGAGATGCCGGATTTGAAGCAGAGAAGGGCTTGCCGGTCACTCTCAGATCTGTTGCTAGCCTGTGCTGATGTGAATATGATTGTGTTGGAGGACAGAAATATGAGGATGGTGTGGAGAAGAAAGAGTGCATGGTGGGATGGAGGAACCAGAGATTGGGTGCGAAAAACTTGAGGAGCCATGTCTCAGTTCTTGTCCTAATGGAGTGTGTTTATTAAAATATTTAGATACATGTGGAAGGGTAGGGGAGCTGAAACTTCTACTTGACTTTGACTTCAGTGCCGTCTTGGTTAGCTTGCTTCTAGCTCACGCCCCCGGATGATTGAAAAATAGCCTGGGCACAAAAGGAACATGTGACATGTTTATGTGGGTAAAGAAAACGTATGCATATACCAGCCTATCAAAGTGCAAATACCGTTCCTGCTTGTTATGCAACCTACAGCTTCTGTACCCCAAAATCCACCCAATTATGGAACTACTCAGTGAACTGAATAGTAGAAAAGGGGACATGTTGGCTACTCTACTCACTTATCATTATTTATTTGCCACCATCAAGTAACAAATAATAAATTAGACGGTGTATTTTACACTTTACAGTTTCTTGAAACCAATTCTCTGGATTCCAGTACGGTTCAGGATGTGCCCTATTATTGTAAGCCCAAGCACGACTTAGTTGACCCTCCAAAGTGCCAAGTCAGTCATCAAGGACAAGAAGCAGGGCAAGCCCAAGACTTGTCCGTCCATCTTTGTCGTGCTGCAGGAAAACCAATTATTGATCCACAGCATTTTGCAGACAGGATCCAGCTATCCCCATCATCGAACTTGCTCCACAGTCCACACGAACTACATGATAATACCAGATTGATTCAAAAGAGATGGCTGCCAAGATGAAATGTTCCAAACATTCCTCTCCACATGATAATACCAGATGATTGAATTGTACTAGGTGTTAGGTGTACAGTATACGGCAGGCAGGCATTGCCAGCATCACCTCTCCCCCTTCTTCATCTCAAATCCATAACGCTGCCAACGAATTGTGTGCACCATCTCCCAGCATCCTAACAGCAACAAGGACAATCGCAAATTACAGTATCACGTAGCCACTGCTGCAGTACGCAGATTCGCAGTCAAGTCGAACGAATTCGACCACAATTTTCGTGTGGAGAGAATGACAGATGCAGGTACACAGTATACCTGGGGTAGGGGAACATGCCGAGGATGTGGCCCTTGGGCTTGGGGATGCCGATGTCCGGGGCTCAAGACGCTGCTCCTCGCATTGCATCTGCCGTGGTGCCACCTCGGCCGGGCTTGTCCCGCCGTGCAGGTACCTCCTCCTCGCCTGCGCCTTCCGCGCGGCGCCGGTGGGCGGCGGGCGATTGCGGGTGGCGCTCGCGCCGTTGAGGGCCATCGGTTTGGGGTGGGGGAGGAATGGGAGTTTCCCCTTCGCGCGGCTGCTTCTCATCCCTGCCGGAGCCGGTGACCGGCGACAGAGAAGAGGATAGGATTTGGGATGTGTTTTTTTTTTTGCCAAGGACACATAATTGCATATTTTCACAATCCATTCCTTGGATCATCTAATACATTAGAGAGATGCTCCACTATTTTATTTCCTATTTTTTGATAACTTTTAAACCGTGAAAAGCTCAGCGAGCCTAAACAAGTTCCGTGGCAAGTTATGGTAGACACAGTTTTACCCAACATACGGATTAAAATGAGTGAACTAACACACTAAAATGTGTATATATACATTCAACTCAGAAAGATTTAGTAAAAGATCTTATATTTGTTTCTTTTCGGTCCGTCctttctttgtttccttttctttccgGTTTTTCAAATATTTTAAcacatttttttcaatttttcatgATTACTGAAATGGATGTTCCCTTTTCAAAACACATTTTCCTTTTTCCCAGAATTcctattttctccttttttttatagCTTTTGGTTCCATTATTAATACAGTAACACATCATCCATCAAACCTCTTTGAGGCAGGTATAGGCAAGGGAGCGAAAATTTTCTTATGCAACCACTAGTACTACTTGTTGTTGCTAGCTCTGTTATTAGGGGTGCGAGAAGCCCAATCAAAACCCAATGGTTGGATGCACAACGAAAATCATCACTGAATAACAGAAGTCATTATCGAACAACTGTTGGAGAGCAAGTGACCGGTTCGTCGACCTGCTGCGTCAGGACGCAGCGATCTGGCCACCGGCCGGCATCAGCCCGAGTAAAACGCCACCGCCGAACACCCCTGTCTCTGTGACCCACCCCTCGATCATCTCCTGCGCCGCGCGCCCGTTGTCGGCCGGCACCATGTGCCCAGCGCCGTACACCACGGCGTGCGTCAGCGCCCCCGACCGCTGCACGTACCCGGCGAGCTccgtctcctcgccgccgccgccggtccgccaGACGACGCGCTCGGCCTTCTGGAACGCGCGCAGCTCGGCCCAGCTGAGCTCCTTCATCCACGCCTCCTGCGACGCCACGCCGATCCAGGGGTCGCGGATGCCCTGGTACAGCAGCACGCGCGTCCGCCGCCGGAGCAGCGCCTCCACCTCCGGCTTGACGCTCTTCATCATGTCGTCGTGCATCGCCTCCCTCACTGCGCGGCTGCACTGCTCCCAGGACACGTCCCGGCGCGCGCCCAGCGCCGCCTTCACCTCCGCCCGGTTCACGAACCGCGCCACGGTCGCCGTCGCGTAGGGCCGCTGCCTGCCCAAGTCGTAGAGCGTGGCGAGCCCGGTGGCGTTCTGCAGCCACGAGCGCACGCGGCCCCGCGCGTCCGACGCctcccgccaccgcgccgcccgtgCCAGCGCCACCGCCTCGGCCTGcagcgcctccagctcccgccgcTGCCGCGCGTTGATGAGCCCCGTGAAGTAGGCCGAGTCGGCGTGCGTGGGCAGCTGCGCGACCGGGTGCGTCAGCCCGTTGCCGATGGCGGCGCCGCGTAGGTTGACCCGCCGCCCCGCCGGCAGGCCCGGGTTCGCGGCGAGGATGTGCGCCCCGGCGGCCGGGACGTACTTGCCGGCGTAGCtctcgccggagaggaagaaggggCGCGCGCGGAAGGAAGCCGGGCTGGCGTCGAAGAACGACTGGAGCGCGGCGAGGACGTGCGCGGCGACGGCGGCCTGGTCCCGCGGGATGGCGGCGGGGGACGGCGCGGCGCTGAAGCCGGTGCCGAGCGGGCTGTCGAGGAAGAGGAGCCCGAAGCGGCGGTTCCAGGCGAAGGGGTTGCGGGAGAGCGAGGCGGCGTCCGGGGCGACGAGGTAGGGGCCGAGCTCGAAGAAGTTGCCGACAAGGCCAGAGCAGCCGGGCCCTCCCTGCAGCCAGAGGAGCAACGGCGTGTCGACCGGCGCGGAGACCGGGTGGCTGGCCTCGTAGAAGGCGTAGAATAGGGAGGCGTTGGTGCGCGAGTCCACCGGCAGGTAGCCGGAGCTGGTCGGCAGGGCCTCCTTTGGGAACTCCACTGTTGCCGCGGAGGCCGCGGCGAGCGAGACGGAGACGGTGGCTGCGAGGAGAGCGGCGGCGAGGAGCGTGAGCGGCTGAGCCATCGATAGATCAGATCGGGAAGAGGATGGTGTGCGCGCGTGCGGGTGCTCACTGCAGCAGCCTCGTTGACTCCGGAGAGGTCACAAGTGAAGTCTCGTCGATTATTCACAACGACTCTGTTATCACCTCTGTTCCTAAACTTtagacattttaaatattttaatatAATAAAGAGTAAAACAAGTAAATAATCACGGTAAAATGTATTTATATATATCTGATTCAAAAAAAAAAGTTTTACCATTTGGAATGAAGGACTAACTAATCTTTTTATGTTGGCAACTTAAAATGTGGATCCCaacccttgccggtgggagggctccatCTTTAGATGTGTTTTTGAGTTTAGTAGAATTTGTGTTCTGCTCAGGAGGCGAGATGGCAGTGCCTCCCTGCAAATGGAATATGGTTCTCTCCGTTTAGCCTTCGTTCCGGTGGTCCATCTAGCATCTTCggtgggcatgtggaggtgtgtttCCGATGGATCTGTCttcggtggatttgctcggatctgttcgtcgttcgtctaCACTCGTCTGTCTTTACGttagatccttccgatctacgctactcttcatcggcggcggtagttgttctggtgcgctggtcttaTGGGgccttaccgaaaaaggctttcgccccactttatatataaagcatcgaCCAGAAGTACAAATCCGAGCACAACACGCACCCCCCAcaccacacacacccaaggcaagatacaagggTGCCGATGCACCGCAACACTACCCAATCGACCACCAAGCACACTCCCAAACACTTGGGGCCGACGAGGACCTTCCGAGACCTAGCCACCGAGAAGAAGTGAAGCGGGACAATGGCGAAGCATAGactccaaggcggtgccttcaagaagggcacgacaccgaaagccgccaccgcccgatcacggagatcaagttttcacccggagcaaCATGGAGAGAAGAGAACACCACAAcggagccttcatgaaggaaacgacgCCCGCGGCGCCGCCACTGTCGGCCGGAGAAGACCGGGCAAGTGATGTACTCCGGTATTAACCCTCTACCAGACCACCATGCTTCGCCAAACATCACCAACCATGCCACCCACGTGGCCATGGCTGCCGACCGCACCCAAGACGCACGCTCTGCCCATGAACACCGCGCctcccgccgccagggccgccgcccaGCATCCAAACAACTCCGGGAACACCCAAAGGCCTTGGCTTTGGCCTGACTGGCAGCCCCCGCCTATGAAGATGCCAGCAACCGCCCTGCCTCGAACATCGCCAGAGCCCCAACAAAGAGCACACAACCgaggaaagggggaggaggagcggaCGCATCCGGACCGGTGCACCCCCGCACCGGCGACGGGTGGCCATCGGGGCCTCCCATCCCTCCTGAGAACTCCCCACCGGACACACCCCCGTGTCGCCTCACCATGGCGCCCGCCGCAGCTCGACGCGAGGCCCCCAACGGCAGCCCGCCCAACCATCGACCAAAAGCGCGAAGCCAGCCCGCACCCGCAGCCAAGAGCACTCACCGGAAGAGCCATCctgcgccgctcgccgccgtccaGGGGCCGGAACAGGGGAGCCCCGACTGGAGGACGGCCAGCGCGCACCACCAGCACGCGTGCCCGCCGCGAGCCCGACCACCGCGCCGCATGCAGCAACGGAAGCACGCGCGCCTGCCGTACCGCCAGATCTGGCCGAGCCCAGACCTTGCCGCCACCGCAGCCACGAGCGCGAGCCGCCCCGTGCAGCCCACCGCACCGCCACCAAGCCCTCGCTACCCCGCCGCGCCTCCGCGCCCCGCACCAGCGCGAagcaccgccgtccgccgccgccccgcgccaacaGCCTCCGAGCGGGATGAAGAagagccccgccgccaccggcgccgGAGGGCTTTGCCCGGCAGCGtggtccggcggcggcgagggagggaagGGGCGGGAGGAGGCCCGAAGCCGGCGGCTAGGGTCCCCCCCCCGGTCGCAACACGGGAGCGACGCGGGGAGGAAAGAATGAAATAAGTGCTCCCCTTATGgggccttaacacgacgactttccgactcaACAAGTATTTTTGTCCGACACCGGTGAGGAAATTATTTGTAAGGATTTCTTTGAAATACTTCCCATAGGATTTCTTTGTGTTTTCctatgatgcaatcaaacaaccCAAAATCATGTAGGATTGAGATGAGTATGACATTTCAATCCTATTTTTCTATTCATGCATTTCtagaatcctgcgaatcaaagagaccCTTAGTGTTTCCTGACTCTGTCTTTTTGGAATACATCCTAGAGCTCATGCAGATCTTACAGCATCTCACTGTGGATCACAATTTTTTTTAGATGTTTGGACCGGACGTTCGGACACTTTTAGCCATATAGCACAAGTCACCAAATGTATGTGGACTGGTTCGAACGTCCAAAATCCCACAAACCGTTGCCAAACTAGGGGGAGGGGGGATTGGTGGAGTCCAGGCGTTGCTAAATCAgcttcggcgttggagctcggatacattccggcgttggagctcggaagcggtccggcgttggtgctcggctgaaaaagatacctcgaatgcagtccggcgttgaagctcggatgcaagaggacactgccgcacgacgaacacttcaaacccgaggtgtggcgtaaaaaataataaggcattgataaaggccaagaacttaaaggggctcctcggatacctgacgtgtaaactcttcggattcacttcggcgatcctcaagatcgaagatgagaagatttgttgaaccaattttcaaaaccgacgatcgaagatgaagaacagttcggaagaatcgaggagcgtccccaacttgaagaccggttcagggggctactgacggcgtcctggactagggggtactcaccacgtcgtctcccgataagtgggattgggccgaggacccccagggccgtctactcatgggctagttcggacagtcgatgtatacacgaggaagattccacaagacttggtgatcaagacacggacacctctccaccggcgtattcgactaggactcttgttatcctaggcctctggtacattatacaagccggggccaggctagtcgatggaggatcatgatattattcatcatacccttaggttttagaccacaacatatgatctcgaggtagatcaactcttgtaatctctatattcatcaagatcaatcaagcaggaagttgggtattacctccattaagagggcccgaacctgggtaaacatcgtgtcccctgtctcctgttacccatcgatccatgacacacagcttgggaccccctacccgagatctgccggttttgacactgacagtggcgGCGGGGCGGATATGGCCATTCGTGATCCCCAAACCCCGCCCTAGCTCCGCGCCCGACCACCGGTTCGGTGGCTCCCCTGCTAGTTCGGTGCGGCGGCGGTGCGCCCCGGGCGTGCTGAGCGGCCGGATCCGCTCCCCCCCCCGCTTCAGGCTCGCCACGCTCCCCCGTCCCCTTGCCTCCTAGGACGCCACGGGCGCCACCCCCACCCTCCACGCGGCCCCGGGCTCCTTCCGCGATGCGTCCCCGGCGCCCtcccccagctgctgctgctgcccgaGCCTGCCCGTCCGATGGCGGATCCGGCGCTCCAGGCCATGGCCTTGGGCGCCATTCCCTGCAGCCCCCACCCCCTCGCAGCGGTGCCAGCCACTGCTTGTGTTGCTGTCGGTTGTGGGTGCGGTGTGGGGCCTGCGGCTGGTTGCGGGGGTGGTCGTGCCTCTCGTGTGCAGGCGCCCCCTCGTCTTTGGTGGCACTTCCTCCTCCCGAACAATGGTGACGGTTCTTGTGCGGAGACGGCGATGCTTCTGTGGTTGTGAAAAACACCGGGCTCCTCGTGGTGGGTCTTTGCTGCAGCTATTCCGGCCCCGATGGCCTTGGGCCCGTGTCTCTCTCCGGTGTCCCTGGTGTCCTCTGCCGGTAGTTCCGGCCTTGGCGACCATGTGGCTGCGTCCCTTCCAGCTCACTTGGTTCCCCGACATCTTGATGGCTAAGGCCATGATAGCTCGGATCTGCGTCCCTCCAGTCCTAACTTGTTGTCGGTGTTGCTAAACGTCATCGCTTTGACCTCCCCGCGTGGTTCGCTTCGTCGCCTACCCTACCATGTGCGTCAAAGCCTCCCCTTTTGCCAG
This region of Triticum aestivum cultivar Chinese Spring chromosome 2D, IWGSC CS RefSeq v2.1, whole genome shotgun sequence genomic DNA includes:
- the LOC123051280 gene encoding serine carboxypeptidase-like 50; its protein translation is MAQPLTLLAAALLAATVSVSLAAASAATVEFPKEALPTSSGYLPVDSRTNASLFYAFYEASHPVSAPVDTPLLLWLQGGPGCSGLVGNFFELGPYLVAPDAASLSRNPFAWNRRFGLLFLDSPLGTGFSAAPSPAAIPRDQAAVAAHVLAALQSFFDASPASFRARPFFLSGESYAGKYVPAAGAHILAANPGLPAGRRVNLRGAAIGNGLTHPVAQLPTHADSAYFTGLINARQRRELEALQAEAVALARAARWREASDARGRVRSWLQNATGLATLYDLGRQRPYATATVARFVNRAEVKAALGARRDVSWEQCSRAVREAMHDDMMKSVKPEVEALLRRRTRVLLYQGIRDPWIGVASQEAWMKELSWAELRAFQKAERVVWRTGGGGEETELAGYVQRSGALTHAVVYGAGHMVPADNGRAAQEMIEGWVTETGVFGGGVLLGLMPAGGQIAAS